The Yoonia sp. SS1-5 genome contains a region encoding:
- a CDS encoding Gfo/Idh/MocA family oxidoreductase gives MIRVIIVGTGSMAREHVAAYSKIPDVQVVGGVDPNAEALAAFCATHDIPNAFNSVEAAVEWGGFDAASNVTPDQIHHRTTLPLLAAGKHVLCEKPLASNQTDAAEMANAAAKAGVINMVNLSYRNVPALEEAAKLVAAGEIGGVRHFEASYLQSWLTQSLWGDWREEAQWLWRLSSAHGSMGVLGDVGVHILDYVCHAIGANADHVSCRLKTFPKAPGDKIADYALDANDSMAMHLTLANGAMGVIHASRFASGHINDLSLRIYGTLGGLDVQFINFESSLKIAKGKDLQTGTWRPVAAPDIPSNYVRFLDAIRAGKPVQPDFAHGATLQRVLDLAVLSSQRNCADQSI, from the coding sequence ATGATCCGCGTCATCATTGTCGGCACCGGCAGCATGGCCCGAGAGCATGTGGCCGCCTATTCCAAAATACCGGATGTTCAGGTCGTCGGTGGCGTCGACCCGAATGCCGAGGCGCTTGCCGCATTCTGCGCCACGCACGATATCCCCAACGCGTTTAATTCGGTCGAAGCTGCCGTGGAATGGGGTGGATTTGATGCGGCATCCAATGTGACCCCTGATCAAATTCACCATCGGACGACGCTACCGCTGTTGGCCGCGGGTAAACATGTTCTGTGCGAGAAACCGCTTGCAAGCAATCAGACCGATGCCGCCGAAATGGCCAATGCCGCCGCCAAAGCCGGCGTGATCAATATGGTCAATCTCAGCTATCGTAACGTGCCTGCGCTGGAGGAGGCCGCCAAACTGGTCGCCGCAGGCGAGATTGGCGGGGTGCGCCACTTCGAGGCCTCATATCTGCAAAGCTGGCTGACCCAATCGCTGTGGGGTGATTGGCGGGAAGAGGCCCAGTGGCTGTGGCGGCTGTCATCGGCCCACGGCTCTATGGGCGTTCTGGGGGATGTAGGCGTTCATATTCTTGACTATGTCTGCCATGCCATCGGAGCGAATGCAGATCATGTATCCTGTCGGTTAAAGACATTCCCCAAGGCCCCCGGCGACAAGATTGCGGACTATGCCTTGGATGCCAATGACAGCATGGCCATGCATCTGACCCTTGCGAACGGGGCGATGGGTGTCATCCATGCCAGCCGATTTGCCAGCGGGCATATCAATGACCTCAGCCTTCGCATTTACGGGACACTTGGTGGGCTGGATGTGCAATTTATCAACTTCGAAAGCAGCCTGAAGATCGCAAAGGGTAAGGATTTGCAGACCGGCACGTGGCGCCCGGTCGCTGCCCCCGATATCCCATCAAACTATGTCAGGTTTCTTGATGCCATCCGCGCGGGTAAACCCGTTCAACCCGATTTTGCACATGGCGCAACCTTGCAACGTGTCCTTGATTTGGCGGTGTTGTCCAGTCAGCGCAACTGCGCTGATCAGTCTATTTAA
- the idi gene encoding isopentenyl-diphosphate Delta-isomerase, with protein MTIMIPAWVNGKLTPVEKLDAHQRGLKHKAVSVFVMNRGRVLIQQRAMHKYHTPGLWANTCCTHPAWDEDATDCAVRRLNEELGIKGLYPSYRDQIEYRADVGGGLIEHEVVKVFVADAPNDLVIDPNPDEVMNTRWVDFYDLSAEVARHPAQYTPWLQIYLRDYQTVIFGDLVRAG; from the coding sequence ATGACCATCATGATCCCGGCCTGGGTAAACGGCAAACTGACGCCCGTCGAAAAGCTTGATGCGCATCAGCGTGGGTTGAAACACAAGGCCGTCAGCGTCTTTGTGATGAACCGGGGGCGCGTGCTGATCCAGCAGCGGGCCATGCATAAATACCATACGCCGGGCCTTTGGGCGAATACCTGCTGCACCCATCCCGCATGGGACGAGGATGCAACCGATTGCGCCGTGCGTCGCCTGAACGAAGAATTGGGCATCAAGGGTCTTTACCCGTCCTACCGCGATCAGATCGAGTACCGCGCCGACGTGGGCGGCGGGTTGATCGAGCATGAAGTGGTCAAGGTCTTCGTGGCCGACGCCCCCAATGACCTTGTCATTGATCCCAACCCTGACGAGGTCATGAACACCCGCTGGGTTGATTTTTATGACCTGTCCGCCGAGGTTGCCCGCCATCCGGCGCAATACACCCCGTGGCTTCAGATCTATCTGCGCGACTATCAAACCGTGATCTTTGGCGATCTGGTACGGGCTGGCTGA
- a CDS encoding geranylgeranyl diphosphate reductase codes for MHYDVIVVGGGPSGATAAEDLARSGHKVAFIDREGRIKPCGGAIPPRLIADFFIPDEQIVAKVNTARMISPTGRQVDIPIENGFVGMVDREHFDEFLRDRAKKAGAHRYSGTFVRIDRDGDGTQVIYRDKVSGNEMKLTTKLVIGADGARSNVARAEVKDGDKIPYVIAYHEIIEAPKGTPQYDPMRCDVVYDGRISPDFYGWVFPHGGQASVGMGSMIKSVDVKQATADLRAASGLTDCKTIRKEGAPIPLKPLDRWDNGQDVVLAGDAAGVVAPSSGEGIYYAMVGGRVAATAAAACLASGRARDLQLARKLFMREHKQVFRVLGAMQNAYYRSDERRERFVSLCHDVDVQKLTFEAYMNKKLVKARPMAHLKIGIKNLAHLTRLVSPLRT; via the coding sequence ATGCATTATGATGTGATTGTTGTGGGCGGGGGCCCATCAGGGGCCACTGCCGCAGAAGATCTGGCCCGGTCAGGGCATAAGGTGGCTTTCATCGACCGGGAGGGTCGGATCAAGCCTTGCGGCGGGGCGATCCCGCCGCGTCTGATCGCTGATTTCTTCATCCCTGATGAACAGATCGTGGCCAAGGTGAACACGGCCCGCATGATCTCGCCCACCGGTCGGCAGGTCGATATCCCGATCGAAAACGGTTTTGTGGGGATGGTGGATCGCGAGCATTTTGACGAATTCCTGCGGGATCGGGCGAAAAAGGCCGGCGCGCACCGCTATAGTGGCACCTTTGTTCGGATCGACCGCGACGGTGACGGCACACAGGTGATCTACCGCGACAAGGTCAGCGGGAACGAAATGAAACTGACCACGAAACTGGTCATCGGTGCCGATGGCGCCCGGTCCAATGTGGCCCGCGCCGAGGTCAAGGATGGGGACAAGATCCCTTACGTGATTGCGTATCACGAGATCATCGAGGCCCCGAAGGGTACGCCGCAATACGATCCAATGCGCTGCGATGTGGTCTATGACGGCCGGATTTCGCCGGACTTTTACGGATGGGTCTTTCCGCATGGCGGGCAAGCAAGCGTTGGCATGGGATCCATGATCAAGTCGGTTGATGTAAAGCAGGCGACGGCGGATCTGCGTGCGGCATCAGGCCTGACCGATTGCAAAACCATCCGCAAGGAGGGGGCGCCAATACCGCTTAAACCGCTGGACCGATGGGATAACGGGCAAGACGTGGTGTTGGCCGGTGATGCCGCAGGTGTTGTCGCCCCGTCATCGGGGGAAGGTATCTATTACGCGATGGTTGGGGGCCGGGTTGCCGCCACCGCGGCGGCGGCATGTCTGGCAAGCGGCCGCGCACGGGATCTGCAATTGGCCCGAAAACTGTTCATGCGCGAGCACAAGCAGGTATTTCGGGTTTTAGGCGCGATGCAAAACGCCTACTACCGCAGCGACGAGCGGCGCGAGCGGTTCGTTTCCCTGTGTCACGATGTCGACGTGCAAAAGCTGACATTCGAGGCTTATATGAACAAGAAACTGGTAAAGGCGCGGCCCATGGCGCATCTGAAAATTGGCATCAAGAACCTTGCCCATCTGACGCGGCTTGTCTCGCCGCTGCGCACATGA
- a CDS encoding ThuA domain-containing protein — protein sequence MPIRAVVWGENVHEQTNKTVSDLYPDGMHGTIAAALQSDDVTATTATLQDPEHGLTAERLAETDVLLWWGHAAHGDVSDAVAERVVEAVWSGMGFIALHSAHFAKPFKRLMGSACNLTWREAGERERLWVTSRNHPIAAGLPDHFTLENEEMYGEPFGVPEPLETVFISWFQGGEVFRSGLTYKRGAGNVFYFRPGHETYPTYHDPNVQRVLQNAVRWAYNPARRVVGVNDAPNVPVDQALEPIQERGPRLHQDGEEGFR from the coding sequence ATGCCAATCCGTGCAGTTGTCTGGGGCGAGAACGTTCACGAACAGACGAATAAGACAGTATCCGATCTCTACCCCGACGGAATGCACGGCACTATCGCTGCCGCATTGCAAAGTGATGATGTCACCGCCACGACGGCAACGTTGCAGGACCCGGAACATGGGCTGACGGCCGAACGGCTTGCAGAAACTGACGTGCTGTTATGGTGGGGGCATGCGGCCCATGGGGATGTGTCGGACGCCGTTGCCGAAAGGGTGGTCGAGGCCGTCTGGTCCGGCATGGGTTTCATCGCCCTGCATTCGGCCCATTTCGCCAAACCCTTCAAACGGCTGATGGGAAGCGCCTGCAACCTCACCTGGCGCGAAGCCGGTGAGCGCGAGCGGCTGTGGGTGACATCCCGCAACCATCCGATTGCCGCGGGGCTTCCTGATCATTTCACACTTGAGAATGAGGAAATGTATGGCGAGCCCTTTGGCGTCCCTGAACCGCTGGAAACCGTCTTTATCAGTTGGTTTCAAGGGGGCGAGGTATTCCGGTCCGGCCTGACATATAAACGTGGGGCCGGGAATGTTTTCTACTTCCGCCCGGGCCACGAAACCTATCCGACCTATCACGACCCCAATGTCCAGCGCGTGCTGCAGAACGCGGTGCGCTGGGCCTATAACCCCGCCCGCCGTGTTGTCGGGGTGAATGACGCCCCGAATGTGCCGGTTGATCAGGCACTCGAGCCCATTCAGGAACGCGGTCCCCGGCTTCATCAGGATGGCGAGGAGGGTTTTCGATGA
- a CDS encoding biopolymer transporter ExbB, which produces MLVVIGLVAAGFYLGQRQIIAIYQSNPYLNGVILGVFLLGVLSCFNQVFLLIKSVRWIERFARDAGGHSYSAAPSLLAPLATLLSSRGARTQISASSGRSILDSVAQRIDEDREITRYIGNVLIFLGLLGTFYGLATTVPALVETIRSLNPGEGEDGASIFARLQTGLESQLGGMGTAFSSSLLGLAGSLVVGLLELFAGHGQNRFYRELEEWMSTITRVGLEGDEGTVGADSGVMGAFVEQLGELMDTIQMMMGQIDEDREQTDKRLANLATSVEQLTDLSREDPTKAMLQRVAEGQETLVEKIGENGMDGMDAESRMRLRSIDVQLLRILEELTAGRQETVGDLRGDLAVLADAIKERG; this is translated from the coding sequence ATGCTTGTCGTGATCGGGCTGGTCGCGGCCGGATTCTATCTGGGGCAACGGCAGATCATCGCGATCTATCAATCCAATCCCTATCTGAATGGCGTTATTCTGGGTGTGTTCCTGCTGGGCGTCCTGTCATGCTTCAATCAGGTCTTTCTGCTGATCAAGTCAGTCCGCTGGATCGAGCGTTTCGCCCGTGACGCAGGCGGGCATTCCTATAGTGCAGCCCCGTCCCTATTGGCACCGCTGGCCACATTGCTTAGCTCGCGGGGGGCGAGAACACAGATTTCCGCCTCATCTGGCCGGTCCATCCTCGATTCAGTGGCGCAGCGGATCGACGAAGATCGCGAAATCACCCGGTATATCGGCAATGTGCTGATCTTCCTTGGCCTGCTGGGCACCTTTTACGGCTTGGCGACAACTGTCCCTGCCCTTGTGGAAACCATTCGGTCCCTGAACCCCGGCGAGGGCGAGGACGGCGCAAGCATCTTTGCCCGTCTGCAAACCGGTCTGGAAAGCCAGCTGGGCGGTATGGGAACGGCGTTTTCCAGCTCGCTCCTCGGGCTGGCCGGTTCGCTGGTTGTGGGGCTGCTGGAACTTTTCGCGGGGCATGGGCAAAACCGGTTCTATCGCGAACTTGAAGAATGGATGTCCACGATCACCCGTGTCGGGCTGGAGGGTGATGAAGGCACCGTCGGGGCCGATAGCGGGGTGATGGGCGCCTTTGTCGAGCAACTGGGCGAGTTGATGGACACGATCCAGATGATGATGGGTCAGATCGACGAAGACCGTGAACAGACTGATAAACGGCTGGCCAATCTGGCCACATCTGTCGAACAACTGACTGATCTTTCGCGCGAGGATCCCACCAAGGCCATGCTGCAGCGCGTCGCCGAAGGGCAGGAAACGCTGGTCGAGAAGATTGGCGAGAATGGCATGGATGGTATGGATGCCGAAAGCCGCATGCGGCTGCGGTCTATCGACGTACAATTGCTGCGCATTCTTGAGGAACTGACCGCTGGCCGGCAGGAAACCGTCGGTGATCTTCGGGGCGACCTTGCAGTTCTTGCTGACGCGATCAAAGAGCGGGGCTGA
- the chlG gene encoding chlorophyll synthase ChlG: protein MSVTSDLQIETTTRRWPEPRATLRLIKPVTWFPPMWAYLCGVVSSGVSPSGHWVLIILGVILAGPVVCGMSQAANDWCDRHVDAINEPDRPIPSGRIPGRWGLYIALAMTGLSLLLGYQLGPWGFGATILAVAAAWAYSAEPIRAKQSGFWGPGLCGLAYETLPWITGAAILSAGAPQADVIIIAVLYGIGAHGIMTLNDFKAVAGDRAMGLRSLPVTLGPARAARLACWIMAVPQAVVIGLLTYWGHPGYALGVMAMLAVQLGAMRVLLRDPEGKTPWYQGMGILFYISGMMIAATAIGG, encoded by the coding sequence ATGAGTGTCACGTCAGATTTACAGATTGAGACCACGACACGGCGGTGGCCGGAACCGCGCGCAACGCTGCGCCTGATCAAGCCGGTCACGTGGTTTCCGCCGATGTGGGCCTACTTATGTGGCGTCGTGTCATCTGGGGTAAGCCCCTCTGGCCATTGGGTATTGATCATTCTGGGGGTGATCTTGGCCGGGCCAGTCGTCTGCGGCATGAGCCAAGCCGCCAATGACTGGTGCGACCGGCATGTGGACGCGATCAACGAACCGGACAGGCCGATTCCATCCGGACGCATTCCGGGCCGATGGGGGCTGTATATCGCACTTGCGATGACCGGATTGTCGCTATTGTTGGGATATCAACTGGGGCCGTGGGGCTTTGGTGCGACGATTCTGGCCGTTGCGGCGGCGTGGGCCTATTCGGCGGAACCGATCCGGGCAAAGCAATCGGGCTTTTGGGGGCCCGGCCTTTGCGGACTGGCATACGAGACGCTTCCCTGGATCACCGGCGCGGCAATTCTCAGCGCGGGTGCGCCGCAGGCAGACGTCATCATTATTGCTGTTCTCTATGGCATAGGGGCGCACGGGATCATGACGCTGAATGATTTTAAGGCGGTCGCAGGTGATCGGGCCATGGGCCTGCGTTCACTGCCTGTGACGCTTGGGCCTGCGCGGGCGGCGCGGCTGGCCTGCTGGATCATGGCGGTTCCGCAGGCGGTTGTGATCGGGCTGCTGACCTATTGGGGACATCCGGGCTACGCGCTGGGCGTGATGGCAATGCTGGCCGTTCAGTTAGGGGCTATGCGGGTTCTTCTGCGCGACCCCGAAGGCAAGACACCCTGGTATCAGGGCATGGGCATTCTTTTCTACATCAGCGGCATGATGATCGCCGCCACCGCAATCGGAGGCTAA
- a CDS encoding BCD family MFS transporter, with protein MTLSWFQIFRLGLVQMALGAIVVLTTSTLNRLMVVELALPAILPGMLVALHYGIQMTRPHWGFASDAGGHRTKWIIGGMIVLALGALLAAVGVLVLGSSFAGGMVISVVAYALIGLGVGASGTSLLALLATTTAPHRRAAAATITWLMMIFGIAMTAGIVGSLIDPYTPQLLIRIVAIVVTAAVLLTCLAVWRVERKLIAVREPDPTPFREGLREVWQERKARNFTLFVFLSMTAYFMQELILEPYAGLVFAFTPGQSTSLSGAQNGGVFIGMLTVGIMATGLKIGALRNWVMAGCLGSAAALALITFLGPMGPGAPLMPAVVGLGFFNGMFAVAAIGSMMALAGQGRERREGTRMGLWGAAQAIAAGFGGLVGAGMVDLLRLTFTDTQAFGSVFIFEAGLFIAAAAMAARIMDRKLPSATLVPGE; from the coding sequence ATGACACTATCCTGGTTCCAGATTTTCCGGCTTGGCCTTGTGCAGATGGCGCTGGGGGCCATTGTGGTGCTGACCACATCAACCCTGAACCGGCTGATGGTGGTCGAACTGGCCTTGCCGGCGATTTTGCCAGGCATGCTTGTTGCCCTTCACTATGGCATTCAGATGACCCGGCCACATTGGGGGTTCGCATCCGATGCCGGGGGGCACCGGACCAAATGGATCATCGGCGGCATGATTGTGCTGGCCTTGGGGGCATTGCTCGCCGCTGTTGGCGTGCTGGTGCTGGGGTCCTCATTTGCGGGCGGAATGGTGATTTCGGTCGTGGCCTATGCGCTGATCGGTCTGGGTGTCGGCGCTTCGGGGACGTCCCTTTTGGCGCTGCTTGCAACGACGACAGCGCCGCACAGACGGGCAGCTGCGGCGACGATCACCTGGTTGATGATGATTTTCGGCATCGCGATGACTGCGGGCATCGTCGGGTCCCTGATTGACCCCTACACCCCGCAGCTTTTGATCCGGATCGTGGCAATCGTTGTCACGGCTGCGGTGCTGCTGACCTGCCTGGCCGTCTGGCGGGTGGAGCGCAAGCTGATCGCGGTTCGCGAGCCCGATCCGACACCCTTTCGGGAGGGGTTGCGCGAGGTGTGGCAGGAACGCAAGGCACGTAACTTTACCTTGTTCGTCTTTCTGTCGATGACCGCGTATTTCATGCAAGAACTGATCCTGGAACCCTATGCCGGGCTGGTCTTTGCGTTCACGCCGGGGCAATCAACCTCGCTGTCGGGCGCGCAAAACGGCGGGGTCTTTATTGGCATGCTCACCGTTGGGATCATGGCCACGGGGCTGAAGATCGGCGCGTTGCGCAACTGGGTCATGGCGGGTTGTCTTGGATCTGCAGCCGCGCTGGCACTGATCACGTTTCTGGGGCCAATGGGACCGGGTGCGCCATTGATGCCAGCGGTCGTCGGGCTTGGTTTCTTCAACGGAATGTTTGCAGTTGCAGCCATCGGGTCGATGATGGCGCTGGCCGGGCAAGGCCGCGAACGGCGCGAAGGCACCCGGATGGGTCTTTGGGGCGCGGCGCAGGCGATAGCGGCGGGCTTTGGCGGGCTGGTTGGGGCCGGTATGGTTGACCTGCTGCGCCTGACATTCACCGACACGCAGGCCTTTGGGTCCGTATTCATTTTCGAGGCAGGCCTGTTCATTGCCGCCGCAGCCATGGCGGCGCGGATCATGGACAGAAAACTGCCATCAGCCACGCTCGTTCCGGGGGAATAG
- a CDS encoding peptidoglycan -binding protein encodes MALSRRSSNRFQNAIWPGFVDAMTGLLLVLMFVLTIFMVVQFVLREQITGQETELDALKGQVAALTDTLGIERNRSASLNADLDLLTAQAQSQAGRIATLTAERAQQERLLGDAREQITAFEAQVAGLLADQQADRATIADLETNRQDLLSEQEALNLALAQARDEIDAGVEAARLAAARREALEGMLADLEAQNADSAAEIDELEAARLADAAAAQALRDRLENADTELTAMTLNLEAQRREAEDTLTLLAAARAAQAALEDEFAALLSESMTQTADLNDQLANALDALAQMQNAQDSQLTDAERQAALLAQANDALAQEEALSAESQRQVALLNEQVGELRAQVGNLQSLLNLAEQDDRQAQVQIETLGAQLNTALARVASEERQRRALEEAERQRLEEETARLAEEAERLAAEAQDLARFKSDFFGQLREVLEGQDRVRVEGDRFVFSSEVLFQPGRAELSAEGQAEIANIAGILRNIASEIPEGIDWVIRVDGHTDNIPVSRGSRYQDNWELSQARALSVVRFMSGDLGIPPRRLAANGFGEFQPLDPADTAEARAQNRRIELKLTER; translated from the coding sequence ATGGCGCTAAGCCGCAGATCATCAAACCGTTTCCAGAACGCCATCTGGCCCGGCTTTGTGGATGCCATGACCGGGCTTCTTCTGGTGCTGATGTTTGTGCTGACCATCTTCATGGTGGTTCAGTTCGTTCTGCGCGAGCAGATCACCGGTCAGGAAACCGAGCTTGATGCGCTCAAGGGGCAAGTGGCTGCGTTGACGGACACGCTGGGTATCGAACGCAATCGCAGCGCCAGCCTGAATGCCGATCTTGATCTGCTCACCGCGCAGGCCCAGTCGCAGGCTGGCCGGATTGCAACGCTGACCGCCGAGCGGGCACAGCAGGAAAGGCTGCTGGGGGATGCGCGGGAACAGATCACTGCGTTTGAGGCACAGGTTGCCGGACTGCTGGCAGATCAGCAGGCGGACCGGGCAACGATTGCCGATCTTGAAACGAACCGGCAGGATCTGTTGTCCGAGCAGGAGGCGCTGAACCTCGCGCTGGCGCAGGCCCGTGATGAGATCGACGCAGGCGTCGAAGCTGCCCGTCTTGCCGCTGCCCGCCGCGAAGCACTGGAAGGTATGCTCGCCGATCTTGAGGCCCAAAACGCCGATAGTGCTGCCGAAATCGACGAACTGGAAGCCGCCCGGCTTGCTGATGCCGCCGCGGCCCAAGCGCTCCGCGACCGGCTCGAGAATGCGGATACCGAACTGACCGCGATGACCCTGAACCTCGAGGCCCAGCGCCGCGAGGCCGAGGATACGTTGACCTTGCTGGCCGCCGCCCGCGCCGCGCAGGCGGCATTGGAAGACGAATTTGCCGCATTACTTTCTGAAAGCATGACCCAGACCGCCGATCTGAACGACCAGCTTGCCAATGCGCTCGACGCCCTTGCGCAGATGCAAAATGCGCAGGACAGCCAGCTGACCGATGCGGAACGGCAGGCGGCCTTGCTTGCGCAGGCCAATGATGCCTTGGCCCAGGAAGAGGCGTTGTCAGCAGAGAGCCAGCGTCAGGTTGCGCTTTTGAACGAACAGGTGGGCGAGCTGCGTGCCCAGGTCGGCAATCTTCAGTCCTTGCTGAATTTGGCTGAACAGGATGACCGTCAGGCGCAGGTCCAGATCGAAACGCTGGGCGCGCAACTGAATACGGCGCTGGCACGGGTTGCGTCGGAAGAACGGCAGCGCCGCGCATTGGAAGAGGCCGAAAGGCAACGTCTGGAAGAAGAAACCGCGCGGCTGGCGGAAGAGGCCGAACGTCTCGCCGCAGAGGCACAGGATCTTGCCCGTTTCAAGTCGGACTTTTTCGGGCAACTTCGCGAAGTGCTTGAAGGGCAGGACCGGGTCCGCGTCGAAGGGGATCGCTTTGTCTTTTCTTCCGAGGTGCTGTTCCAGCCCGGCCGTGCCGAGCTGTCCGCCGAAGGGCAGGCCGAAATTGCCAATATCGCCGGTATTCTGCGCAATATCGCAAGTGAGATCCCGGAAGGCATTGATTGGGTGATCCGGGTTGACGGGCATACTGATAACATTCCGGTCAGCCGCGGCAGCCGGTATCAGGACAATTGGGAACTGAGCCAGGCCCGCGCCCTATCTGTCGTCCGCTTCATGTCAGGTGATCTGGGCATCCCGCCCCGCAGGCTTGCCGCGAATGGATTTGGCGAGTTCCAGCCGCTGGACCCGGCGGATACAGCTGAGGCGCGCGCACAAAACCGCCGGATCGAGCTAAAGCTGACCGAACGCTGA
- a CDS encoding flagellar motor protein MotB, whose product MSGTSNAPTIIKRKKVVGGGGHHGGAWKVAYADFVTAMMAFFMLMWLLNATTEQQRKGIADYFSPTIPISRVSGGGSGAFGGNNIFTEDSLARSGTGINQPTIGQNPLRTESDDEGDAAEAAQVASLQNIEDILLGQGGESMVSDLALRHIVTRLTDEGLVIEIFDRPDVKLFEADGVTPRPVATQIGLMLGRLFQSVTNPVAIKGHLSAETVLRVDRPVWDQSIGRATQMRLLLEEGGLPSRRIVRLTGAGDRHPVVTDPTAPRNSRVEIVLLRSDR is encoded by the coding sequence ATGAGCGGTACATCAAACGCACCGACAATCATCAAACGCAAGAAAGTGGTCGGCGGTGGCGGCCATCATGGTGGCGCCTGGAAAGTCGCCTATGCCGATTTTGTAACGGCGATGATGGCCTTCTTCATGTTGATGTGGTTGCTGAACGCCACAACAGAACAGCAGCGCAAAGGGATCGCGGATTATTTTTCGCCAACAATTCCGATCAGCCGGGTTTCCGGCGGTGGGTCCGGCGCTTTTGGTGGCAATAACATCTTTACCGAAGACAGCCTCGCCAGAAGCGGGACGGGCATCAACCAACCCACGATCGGCCAGAACCCCTTGCGGACGGAAAGTGATGATGAGGGCGACGCCGCCGAAGCCGCGCAGGTCGCGTCACTGCAAAACATCGAGGATATCCTTTTGGGGCAGGGCGGCGAAAGCATGGTTTCGGACCTTGCGCTTCGGCATATTGTCACCCGCCTGACAGATGAGGGTCTGGTGATCGAGATATTCGACCGCCCTGACGTGAAACTGTTTGAAGCGGACGGCGTGACCCCACGCCCGGTTGCGACACAGATCGGCCTGATGCTGGGCCGCCTCTTTCAAAGCGTCACCAACCCGGTTGCGATCAAGGGACATCTTTCTGCTGAAACTGTCTTGCGGGTGGACCGGCCTGTCTGGGATCAATCCATCGGTCGCGCCACGCAGATGCGACTGCTGCTTGAAGAAGGCGGTTTGCCGTCAAGGCGCATCGTGCGCCTGACCGGTGCCGGTGATCGGCATCCGGTGGTCACCGATCCGACGGCACCCCGCAACAGCCGGGTCGAGATCGTTTTGCTGCGTTCCGACCGTTGA
- a CDS encoding gamma-glutamylcyclotransferase, producing MTTWVFAYGSLLWNPGFTPTRAVKAHLHGYHRSFCMLSIHHRGSEDDPGLVLALDADPQAQCTGMAFEIPQADEAQIIADIRERELISSAYFEQAVDLTTDDGKTLTALTYIINRDHRQYCQYDLEKQALIIAKAIGGRGPNTEYLFNTAAHIRDLGIDDPDMDWLATRVRALTAT from the coding sequence ATGACAACTTGGGTCTTTGCCTATGGGTCGCTTCTGTGGAACCCGGGCTTTACGCCAACCCGCGCGGTCAAGGCGCATCTGCACGGGTATCACCGCAGCTTTTGCATGTTGTCCATTCATCACCGCGGGTCAGAGGATGATCCCGGGCTGGTTCTGGCGCTTGATGCGGACCCGCAGGCGCAGTGTACGGGCATGGCATTCGAAATCCCGCAGGCGGATGAGGCGCAGATCATCGCCGATATCCGAGAGCGCGAGCTGATATCATCTGCCTATTTCGAGCAGGCGGTCGACCTGACCACCGATGATGGCAAGACGCTGACGGCCCTGACCTACATCATTAATCGCGATCACCGGCAATATTGCCAGTACGACCTTGAAAAACAGGCCCTGATCATCGCCAAGGCAATCGGCGGGCGGGGGCCAAATACCGAATACCTGTTCAACACGGCGGCGCATATCCGCGACCTCGGGATTGATGACCCGGATATGGATTGGCTGGCAACCCGCGTACGTGCCCTGACAGCAACATAG